Genomic window (Culex pipiens pallens isolate TS chromosome 3, TS_CPP_V2, whole genome shotgun sequence):
CTGaatatccatttttcaaccaatttttgttctttaaaaagcattgcacagtggtccagaccgcaaaattaagtggaaaatggattttccgaaaaatggtgatgttttggagctttggtgtcttcagaagagttgttgcaaatagataggtgcaacttttggtttggtaaaTACTAGTGTGGTTTACGATTAGGgtagttttaaaaatctagctttacaggaatatttttgggatttttttcgtcttgtagaaagttgttggacttgccaatccaagcaactttgtcgaagacaccaaaattttatctcgtaatatacaaatttatagaaagcatctgagcaaaccttcaacaatcatttttttgaacgtggcaattcagggataagtttcagagaaaagaaatattcggagcacttttagagctcttaaaaatgaacatttttattattttacttgtcaatttggacttgagggtaaaaagttacagccattttaaggtaaaagagatgcaactttaaaatttaaatacttatcTCGAAAAgacgcaagccaaattttaagcaccactttgcatttgaaagaggagatctaacaccccaagtaacattttattccaggagttctacaagacctcctcaagatagctacagcatagcagtttggaccgcggtaggataaaattctcttcaaaacttcttcaggagtttggaagagtacttgaagagagttttatcctcggttttatcctaccgcggtccaaactgctatgctgtagctatcttgaaaagctcttgtagaactcctggaaaaaatgttacttgggactACAAACGCTAAAAAAACTCAAGGGTGTTTTTCTTCAAACTCGAGATATCATTaattgaaaatgtctaatttgcaaggaaaaaccatatgggaccaccctaacaaaatttcgaaaattgtccgaatatatgtttttccatgtaattttgcccgctgaatctgaatctggcctcagaattgagccaaagtatcgaaaatcgatttttggtcattttttgggtaatttgcATTGAACTTTGTATGAACATCAATATTGAATGGGTGAATGGATGAAGAATTATTGGCTTCAGTGgacatagtttaaaaaatacaggTATTGGCGGTTTACTGAAATCTCTAAGTATACCTGCACTGAAACAACGATGGTTTGACaacaattgttgtcaaacgaacggggttcacggcgtgttttctagaacaaccttatcaggaaaaaatagtcatggccactttcaaatgtgtcttatgggaaattttctcagctttccactgcttctaaaagcgaaatgtttcatcgggaaatttctgagatatctctattttatgttttttggtttaaaattcctttattatttattggaaactttatactaactgttcagaaaactaatcaaatgatgtgttttatgagtcatttactcatcaaaatgtttgcacattttgatgagtaagacaagaaacaactttgtagaaggtagCAAACCgctgaacattttgaaaattatgttttgtctaagtttttgaataaatgggatttattcagaaattaaaatcataaaacagtgtaaaaatttattttttacaagaattatttgacatttacatattttttgtgtacaaatatcacgtgtctactttgatttagcttgtttaaccgaaactttggcaggtttgtgattgttaatggtattatatcttattttaatgaataaatctgatattttcttaagcagacattaaccaggaacataaatacaaacatgatttgaaatcgaaaatgtactacatattactgtagcaaACTTCAAAAgccatattttcatgagtataaaataaagataaaattttataaaatgttttctgtagaaaatgcacttaaaagtagcaataaaactcgagtcttccaattcagaattctgaaaacaccgtcacaaacatttatttttgtttgaacaaaaaaaaaaatagtattttaacaaaaaaatctaacagaaactttctttccaaactatttgaacaaaaatcaagacatatatatttttttaagatgagattgaagatgagagtcttaaaaacttctaaaatattgctaattccttgatcatttaataaaaaaaaacttaaacaatcatttcatactaatgaaaattatttctcctaaagctagcaacagtaatttgcagtataatttcgagtacaaaacatgttttgtatccatgcaactaggtagtgtttgattaagaaaatatgatatttattcataaaaatcttgtaataccctatcaatctcaaacctgtagaaatttcggttgtatcagctaattccaagctgaatcagagcagaccggtgttatttgtacacaacaattatgtaataatctatttgttcttgtaaaaataatatttcaatacggttttattattttattatttgaataaatcccacatattcaaaaattcggttaaaacttaattttcaaaatgtttagcggtttgcaaccttctacaaagttgttttttgtcttattttgcacattttggtcagtaaaatacacatgaaacacatcatttgacaagtttcctggactgttatttaaaagtttccaataaatgatcaaggattttaaaagaaaaaacttaaaatagagatatctcagaaatttcccgatgaaacatttcgctcttagaagcattggaaagctgagaaaatttcctacaagacacttttgaaagtagtgatgactattttttctccttaaggttgcccagaaaacacgccgtgggtTACTTTCTAATTTGACACCCTTTACGTGGTACGaactaaaaaagtgtaaaaCGAGAAAGTGAAGGTTTGAGTTTGGGATGATTGTTTCTGGaggatgaaatataaaattctCGTCAGAAATGCTTAGACaagttctagattaaattttcaaaaggtcctacactcaatccccggtggttggtcactttttcgtttgacactttcttagtttgtaccccgttggttggtcaaagtcaaactaaaaagtgacgaactgtcacttatTACACGGCGTTCACgcacattatcaaaacaaacgtttggtagtgtgtgtgaactccgtgtaaaggggtgtcaaactaacaaatgaccccgttcgtttgacaacagttggtgtcaaaccatcggggtttgagtgtatctgcataggaaacccatgactcataggttgttttgaaaaattactctaGAGTTGATTGTTTCTAGGTCTTCTAAAAATTGTATGATCGTATTTTGAATGAATACTTTTGGATGAAATGGGAAAcaatgaattgaaattgaacacGTGTTgaacgaaatttaaaattgcgcCACATCGACAGTGAATCCGATCAATTTCAATAAAGATCTGTATCAATTGCAGACAAAAATCCTGTACATCCCTCATTTGTCTGCACGCCTGAACCAGCTCCCGCTCTGTTTTCTTTCCTCCTTCATCTGACAgctacactgagcaaaacttacccagctcaacgaagtgttctacacatgatctggccctgctgtacagagcactcaaatatcaatcgcaaaacacttgacaTTTCGGTGATTGGTcatgaaataatgtcaatagccaaacacttgaattttaaatggtgttgaaaaataaaagtacgtacaagcgatttacaggttctcgcttgctagtcgtgcacgctaccacaGCGCCGGCCGGCAAGTTGAAGACGGGAGAGTTTGTTGTGCTATTGGTTCTTGCCTCGCTTCTAGCCTTCGATGAAAGTCgcgcaaaaatcaatcagtgaaacacattaaattcatgtggataatcacgttgactttgaatagtgcctgttttgggtagaATCTTAAGAttcattttcaagtgttttgctcatcactttgaatagttcaagacggtgggacaaattcatgagcaaaacaattgaaaagcttgagccacccgaatgaaaataacatgtaaaaaaataccaaaaagtcaaccgcccaaacacttgcatttgatagtggtttggattgatgttgaaacacaaaccaattagatccatggctttctacctaaggtactcgcgattgagtgtgtagtagtgcggttgtcaaaatcgttgtctctgactctctcactccactgacactgacattgtttatgttttggttttcctggcacggtccattgttcgtttgttattgttttggttttagtggcacggagccatgcactcacactaatgcaaagcaaaatcgcgagtacctatgatatacagccttgaattagatctacgatgtgactttattcaatcattcaagtgtttgggcacttgaataaaaagtgtggcatattttcagtgtagttatGTCATCTCCCAGTTGTTTACATGTGAATCCGGCACGTTCGGTTCGCTGCTAGTTTCTACGCCGCTTCCACAATCCGGACTGTTCCGTAATTATCAGTCGCGCGAGTGATCCAACACCATGAACTCCCTCAACAGTCTGAGACCCCTGGTCAAAAGCGGAGCGGGCCTGATTTCGCGCAACTATGCGTTCAAGTCGGATCTGAAAATCAAATGGGTACGGCCGGAGAAGATCCCGTGCTACAAGCCGGCCAAGAGTGGGGACCTGGTGCCGTTGCCGGCGCTCAAGGGCGGCGAGCTGATGAAGGACTTTCGGCAGTCGAACGAGCTGGACAGGTGAGTGGATTAAGTGAAAGTAGTTTGGGGtagatttaaatttgaattcattCCGATGATGACAAACAGCGCGGATGATAGTGTGAAGAATCTGTTCACCCTGGAACATAACCGTCGAAGGGAAATGCTGGAGGTTTTTAAGGACGAGATGGTGAAAAGGGTTCAGCGGCACGAGCTGGATTATGGATCGATTGAGGCAAAACGTTAGTAACTTGATTCTTTGATGTAGCTGTGGAAtaagaatttaatttattttagtgGGGCTCATGACGGCTCAAATTCGGAGCTTGCAGGAGGTAATGGAGAAGTTCCCACGCCAGTCGGCTGCCAAGGTCCACCTAAAAGAACTTATTGATAAGAGGAAGCGTTTCTTGCGATACCTGCGCCGTTGGGACTATCGAAGATTCGAGTACATTTTGGAGAAGTTGGACCTCGTGTACAAACCCTACCCAGCGTAAGTTCTCTAAACGAAGCATTGGTCCTCGCTTCTAACACTAATAATTTGTTTTAGGGAATTCCACTGGATCACCCGAAAAGATTCGCTACGCAAGCTGACCGACATTCATTGCGACGAAATCAAAACCACGCGCCTTCAGAGCTATCGTCAATTGTTGGAGTCTCAGCAGTTGGATTTCCTGGCGAAAAAGTTGGAAAACTTGCAGTTTATCCGCAAGGAGCAGCAAGAGTGCAAGGTTCCGGTCACGGTCACGCCCGAGCAGATCCAAGCCGTCAAGAAGCAGTACGAAGAGCTGAAGGAGAAGCGAAAGGTGCTGGAGGAGAAGGCGGCAGAGGAGCAGGATTGAAACTGGGACCGGTTTAAAAATGTCTGCTTTATTTCgtgtataaaaataaaataaaattattagatTCTAATAGAGTATTAAAAGtgtataatgttttgattttaagaACTTCGAAATATTCTAGCCTAAGTTTGAAAAGAGCGGaagatttttcttttaatttttcgttGTGCAGCTGCGAAGAAGCTGTAAATGTTATATACCTCTATGAACAAATATTATGTATAAGTGATGCTCGTCAAGTCTTAAAACGAATCTTACAAACAAGagcttttatttttgtttaaatccgCTGCCCGCTGGGATTACGCTGGTTTTACAGGCTGGTCATGGCTGGGGGTCGGGCGTACGCCTTCGGGATGAAGCCGTACTTGCGCGTTTTCGGCGCGTACGCCCAGAGCCACCCGTCGACGGTTTGGTTGTTCAGGTCGGCGTAGATCCAGTCGCCGCGCCGCACCGACAAGTCGTCCGGGGCTTGGGCCTGAAATGGAGAAGAGATTTTGATTAAAAGAACAACACTTCTTTAATTatagggtatatggccctattttggacctactatgcaaagcgtcaacatatttcgcatagttctcaggaacggtctcactaatttggctcgttccaggattgttttgtgccttaatttatgcttaacaaagtgtactattgaaaattgaaaataatttaaccattccattgttataagcatttcaagtaaaacattttttggatgctttttggacttattgaatgtattttggagacatcgctgaacctattttggacccacactctgattggttgaaatttggacaactcgaattgcgtcgtgcggcggcaacacgcacacttacaaaaactcagtttgataaaccaaagggcctatccacgattataatttggaaaatatttatttcagaaattaaataattatgatgaaacaatggatttgaatttgaaaacgtgttttaatcatattgaatggaaactcaCGCATCTTTAGCAGGTCTCTGTCCTATTTACAATTTGCATATTCTTACGACCTAATTGTTCAAGAATTAGAACATAAAATACAACCCGTTATTACTCACAATAAAAACACcttatcttaaaattaaatgaatgacacagatacataacaagttacaatgaaaaaaggttctaaattttacgcagagcttatgttcaaatattattaaacaatcaagaaattttaaagggagtttacagcttgtaacttggtgtgaaactttctcatctgtcatgttaaactttacagttgcttgacaaaaagtttaactacatgttgcactttaaaaacaatgtaatatttgaaaaaaatctaggtATGGAATTCAAGGGTGCCTTTGATAGTTATAGTTTGTCTTGTTAAATGCAGATTTGAggttttcaaacattatttttacttcgaacttaccatcacttaggttgctgatataatttttaagaaaatcatttatgtcaatacttagttaactatgtttataagctttttaacataatacatataaattttaggaaatattgttaaaaattcaaaactttgcccgaaattcgttgaaactagttttgtttattaaattatggatttatattacatgtataactgaatttaaagaataaatcaaaagttttcacattttatatgaaatttattttactggaaatgcctttaaattatgagatttttttaaattatgtttcaaaaacaaataatatttaatgatatttatataacttattttacctattcctagtagaagattgtccgaagaatccgaaaatgcattccattttacgattaaaaatcatgttcattgaaaaaatcatgacacgttgagaagatgaaaataatgctattaatcaacattttcttagttatagttaactaactttttaaacttttcaaaatttcatgaaaagttcttcatgaggtactttgagcacttctctaccacggtcagtatgattccatgccACTCCGtacgtaccgtaaaccggggtgactttgataggatttcaatttgtttttagaatatattCCAAcaagtaaggtttttctcacgattataatttttaaaacatgtactggggtagaccacacaaagtccatgcactatttcggaaaaaaagttttttcaataatgtttagaaaaatagttacgttaaaaatttttagttttaactccggggtgactttgatagtcatagtttttcttgttaaaatcatatttaagatgttcaaactttatttgtacgctaaatgtaccatcactaaagtagctgatatagtttttaagaaaaaaaaatcaatgtttatatttagttaactaagtgtataagctttttagcaaaatacatataaattttaggtaaaattgttaaaaagtcggaattttgcctgaaatttgttaaaactagttttgtttgtaaaattatcgatttatattgcattttatactgaattcgaagcaagaatcacaagttttcacattttacatgaaatttgttcaactgaaattacctataaatatggagatttttttaaattgtgtttcaaaaacgcatattatttattatttacaaactttt
Coding sequences:
- the LOC120418552 gene encoding 28S ribosomal protein S15, mitochondrial, whose translation is MNSLNSLRPLVKSGAGLISRNYAFKSDLKIKWVRPEKIPCYKPAKSGDLVPLPALKGGELMKDFRQSNELDSADDSVKNLFTLEHNRRREMLEVFKDEMVKRVQRHELDYGSIEAKLGLMTAQIRSLQEVMEKFPRQSAAKVHLKELIDKRKRFLRYLRRWDYRRFEYILEKLDLVYKPYPAEFHWITRKDSLRKLTDIHCDEIKTTRLQSYRQLLESQQLDFLAKKLENLQFIRKEQQECKVPVTVTPEQIQAVKKQYEELKEKRKVLEEKAAEEQD